Within the Bacillus pumilus genome, the region CTCCATACCTCTTTTCCTATTGCATTTGCATTTCCCGATCAATTACTAGGTCTATCTTATCATAATAGTTATCATCATTTAAACCAAAATGGAAAACGGCTATAAAATTACCTGTATTATCAATTAATATAAAGAACAATTCCAAAATGAAATGATTTTACTTTCAGCTGGTTTTATTTTAGAATGTGAATGAGATAAAATCTGCCAACCCATTCACTGGAAATTGGCTATTGTAAATCAAACGTTTGGAGATGAAGATATTGAATACATTACAGGCATTACTTAACGACAGAATGGAACGCTCTTCACAAATTGAAGCGGTAACTGGCGGGGGTGTGTCTTATACATTTGAAGAATATGCAAAGCGCATTGACCAGCTTGCTCACTACCTGAATCAAAAGGGGATTCGAAAAGGGGACCGTGTTTGCTTTATTTGCCAAAACCATCACCACTTTTCAACGATTATGCTGGCAGCCATCAAAGCAGGTGCAGTAGCAGTTCCGCTTAGCTGGCAGCTTACTTCCTTTGAGCTGGAAGGTATTTTGAAAAAAGCAGAACCAAAGGCTTTATTTTTTGACCGTGAATTCCGTGACATCATTGCGGCAGTGAATGTATCTTTAGAAGATTGCCTAATGGTGGAATCCGGTGTCAATGCGAAAACAACACAGCTGTTTGAAGACATTTTGGCATCAAATGATGGCAGTAACCTTGCTGAAGACGTATCAGAAGAGGATCTAGCGATGATTTTATTCACCTCTGGAACAACAGGCAATCCAAAAGGATGTATGGTCGGACATGGGCGAATCTATCAATTTTTAACAAGACGGGGGAATCGAGGATTCGATCTGAAAGGAAAACGATACTTGGCGAGTCATCCGTTGTATCATATGAGTTCAATTAATCACCTGATTGCAGCTGCGATTGAAGGGTATACACTTGTCTTTTTACATGATGCTACACCGAAACGCATTTTAGAAACGATTGAGAAAGAAAGAATTACTTTCATGATGGCTTTCCCATCAGCTTACACGTACATGCTAGAAGAAATGAAACGCGGTTCGTACGATCTCTCATCTTTTGAGATTGCAATTTCTGGCGGTACGAAGGTGCCGGTACGCTTAATTAAAGATTACAAAGAAGTAGGCATTCAGATGATGCATGGCTATGGAAGTACGGAAGCATGGGTTGTGAGTGCGTGGCATCCAGCGATGGGAGAGGATAAAATGGGTTCTGCGGGTAAAGTGGATCCAGATGTAGAAGTGAAAATCATGCACCCTGAGACAGACGAGACATTGCCAGCTGGAGAAATTGGTGAAGTCGTCATGAGAAGCCCATTTTATTTCTTAGGCTACTATCATCAGCCTGACGCTACAGAGAAGGTACTCAAAGATGGCTGGTTCCATATGGGAGATGCAGGATATTTAGATGAAGACGGTTTTCTTTTCATCACAGGCAGATACAAAGATGTGATTCTTTACGGCGGGGATAATATCTATCCTGACCAAGTAGAAGAAGTCATTGATCAAATTCCAGGTGTAATTGAATCAGCTGTCATTGGGGTACCGGACGAATTATTTGGTGAAGTGCCAAGTGCGTATATCGTAAAAGACGATTCCGTCGATTTTTGCGAAGAAGATGTGGTGAACTATTGCCAGGAACGTTTGGCAGATTACAAAGTGCCCTCCATTCATTTCACACAGGAGCTGCCAAAAAACAAGCTTGGTAAAATCATGAAGAAAGATTTACGTGAATTGGTTGTGAATGCGTAGTACCTATTCTGCTATAATGAAATTTGAGTGATTTTTTGTTTTTCTAACGTTTTGGAGGGAAAGGGTTTGCGACATATTCTTCGTAAGAAACACATTCACGACTTGTTAGAACAGAGCAGGCAGCAAAAGGTAAAGAAAACACTGGGCGGGCTCGATCTCACGCTCCTTGGTATAGGAGCAGTGATCGGCACGGGGGTCATGGTGTTAACTGGAATTACAGCGGCTAAGGATGCAGGACCAGCTGTCATTTTCTCCTTTGCCATCGCAGCGATTGTGTGTAGTTTGGCAGCACTTTGCTATGCAGAAATGGCTTCAGCGCTTCCTGTATTCGGCAGTGCGTACATTTATTCATATACAACGATGGGGGAGCTGATCGGGCATCTAATGGGATGGACGTTATTGTCCGTCTATATGTTGACTGCTTCGGCTGTCGCCAGTGGCTGGTCGAGCTATTTCAACAGCTTGCTTGAGGGGTTTGGAATTTCGATTCCCCATCAATTTTTAGCGGGGCCCGAACAAGGCGGATATATGAATCTGCCAGCCATTATTATTGCCTTACTGATTGCGTGGATCTTATCAAGAGGAACGAAGGAAAGTAAAAAATTCAATAATATCATGGTGTTTGTGAAACTCGGTATTATTGTTCTTTTCATTGTAGTAGGCGGATTTTATGTACAGCCAGCCAATTGGCAGCCGTTCATGCCGTTTGGTGCAGAAGGCGTTATTGCCGGTGCTGCTGCTGTATTTTTTGCCTTCTTAGGAT harbors:
- a CDS encoding class I adenylate-forming enzyme family protein — protein: MNTLQALLNDRMERSSQIEAVTGGGVSYTFEEYAKRIDQLAHYLNQKGIRKGDRVCFICQNHHHFSTIMLAAIKAGAVAVPLSWQLTSFELEGILKKAEPKALFFDREFRDIIAAVNVSLEDCLMVESGVNAKTTQLFEDILASNDGSNLAEDVSEEDLAMILFTSGTTGNPKGCMVGHGRIYQFLTRRGNRGFDLKGKRYLASHPLYHMSSINHLIAAAIEGYTLVFLHDATPKRILETIEKERITFMMAFPSAYTYMLEEMKRGSYDLSSFEIAISGGTKVPVRLIKDYKEVGIQMMHGYGSTEAWVVSAWHPAMGEDKMGSAGKVDPDVEVKIMHPETDETLPAGEIGEVVMRSPFYFLGYYHQPDATEKVLKDGWFHMGDAGYLDEDGFLFITGRYKDVILYGGDNIYPDQVEEVIDQIPGVIESAVIGVPDELFGEVPSAYIVKDDSVDFCEEDVVNYCQERLADYKVPSIHFTQELPKNKLGKIMKKDLRELVVNA
- a CDS encoding amino acid permease, with amino-acid sequence MRHILRKKHIHDLLEQSRQQKVKKTLGGLDLTLLGIGAVIGTGVMVLTGITAAKDAGPAVIFSFAIAAIVCSLAALCYAEMASALPVFGSAYIYSYTTMGELIGHLMGWTLLSVYMLTASAVASGWSSYFNSLLEGFGISIPHQFLAGPEQGGYMNLPAIIIALLIAWILSRGTKESKKFNNIMVFVKLGIIVLFIVVGGFYVQPANWQPFMPFGAEGVIAGAAAVFFAFLGFDAISASAEEVKNPQRNLPIGIIGSLLICTIIYIVVCLIMTGMVHYTKLNVTEAMSYVLQSVHQNSVAGIISVGAVIGLMAVIFANNYAATRIAYAMGRDGLLPKVFSKTNKSDTPVESIWMIGGMTAVISGFIDLKDLSNLANIGALLTFAMVSLSVLILRKTHQQLERGFRVPFVPVLPIISMGCCLFLMLNLPGRTWLYFGVWLLIGVVMYAAYSNKHSELAKSS